A single region of the Thioalkalivibrio nitratireducens DSM 14787 genome encodes:
- the ribF gene encoding bifunctional riboflavin kinase/FAD synthetase — protein MRLLRGLAFRRPVYSGAAVTIGNFDGFHRGHQAVVSRLLDAGARLNAPTVLITFEPLPLEFFAPERAPGRLQRLRDRIDFLRTTGLDAVWLMRFGPGLAGLPAETFVERVLHDTLAARHVLVGDDFRFGKGRTGDYALLERMGTGMGFSVEATPTLTDDAGRISSTRVRAAAQAGDFDAVAQLLGRRYAICGRVSHGDKRGRVIGFPTANVRLGPQPLALRGVFAGWLCPRGGERMPAVTNIGWRPTVAGREQRLEAHVLDASPDLYGQLVRFEPLAHLRGEQRFESLDALKAQIAHDVAAARAVFANLSLHQPV, from the coding sequence ATGCGGCTGTTGCGCGGCTTGGCCTTCCGCAGGCCGGTGTATTCCGGCGCGGCGGTCACAATCGGGAACTTCGACGGCTTCCATCGCGGTCACCAGGCGGTGGTTTCCCGGTTGCTCGATGCCGGTGCGCGGCTGAATGCGCCCACCGTGCTGATCACCTTCGAACCACTGCCGCTGGAGTTTTTCGCACCCGAGCGCGCGCCGGGCAGGCTGCAGCGCCTGCGTGACCGCATCGATTTCCTGCGCACCACCGGGCTGGACGCCGTCTGGCTGATGCGCTTCGGCCCCGGCCTGGCCGGCTTGCCGGCCGAAACCTTCGTGGAACGCGTGCTGCACGACACGCTGGCGGCCCGCCACGTGCTGGTCGGCGACGACTTCCGTTTCGGCAAGGGCCGGACCGGCGACTATGCGCTGCTCGAGCGCATGGGCACCGGGATGGGCTTCTCGGTGGAGGCGACGCCGACGCTGACCGACGACGCGGGGCGCATCAGCAGCACACGTGTACGCGCAGCCGCGCAGGCTGGCGATTTCGATGCCGTGGCCCAGCTGCTCGGGCGCCGCTATGCGATCTGCGGTCGGGTCTCGCACGGCGACAAACGCGGGCGCGTGATCGGCTTCCCAACCGCCAACGTGCGTCTCGGCCCGCAGCCGCTGGCTCTGCGCGGGGTTTTCGCGGGATGGCTGTGCCCGCGCGGAGGCGAGCGCATGCCCGCGGTAACGAACATCGGCTGGCGGCCCACGGTCGCGGGCCGCGAACAGCGCCTGGAAGCGCACGTACTGGACGCCAGCCCCGACCTGTATGGCCAGCTGGTGCGTTTCGAACCACTGGCCCACCTGCGCGGCGAACAGCGCTTCGAGTCGCTGGACGCGCTGAAAGCCCAAATCGCGCACGATGTCGCGGCCGCCCGTGCGGTATTCGCGAATCTTTCACTACACCAGCCGGTCTGA
- a CDS encoding HD domain-containing phosphohydrolase → MTPVQDPVRHPDAENGILVVDDNPDNLRLIVNVLQQAGLGVRVAPGGRLALESVVERRPALILLDIRMPDLDGFEVCRRLKEDPATADIPVIFLSALREPEDKLQGFAAGAVDYITKPFVAEEVLVRVKSHLALHESHRELEALVAERTRALHTVSAGNRALVHAESEVGLLQGMTDAIVTSGDYPAAGVWMEDGRHCQSGSPAAAVETGTLNPAGPCLVRFQDPRLLVLVLPLQSDRGMLGSLQVSSHTQTAFAATEDIALLAELAGDLVYGLRTQQSRTALEHSLERTIEAMAATIEVRDPYTAGHQQRTTRIADAIAAELGLDPERRKGLHVASSIHDIGKISVPVEILAKPGRLSEPEFELIKGHAELGYEILKGIDFPWPVATIVRQHHERRDGSGYPDGLRGDAILLESQILAVADVVEAIHSHRPYRPGLGLEVALAELQENRGRLYAPQVVDACLRLAAEDRLPL, encoded by the coding sequence ATGACACCCGTTCAGGATCCCGTGCGACACCCCGATGCCGAGAACGGCATCCTGGTAGTGGACGACAACCCCGACAATCTGCGCCTGATCGTCAATGTCCTGCAGCAGGCCGGCCTCGGGGTGCGCGTGGCGCCGGGCGGACGCCTGGCGTTGGAGTCGGTCGTCGAACGGCGTCCGGCACTGATTCTGCTGGACATCCGGATGCCGGATCTGGACGGGTTCGAGGTGTGCCGGCGCCTGAAAGAGGATCCAGCCACCGCGGACATTCCCGTCATCTTTCTCAGCGCGCTGCGCGAGCCGGAGGACAAGTTGCAGGGATTTGCCGCCGGTGCCGTAGACTACATCACCAAGCCGTTCGTGGCCGAAGAGGTCCTGGTTCGGGTCAAGAGTCATCTGGCGCTGCATGAATCGCACCGGGAACTCGAGGCGCTAGTCGCCGAACGCACGCGTGCCCTGCATACTGTGTCTGCGGGCAACCGGGCGCTGGTGCATGCCGAAAGCGAGGTAGGTCTGCTACAGGGCATGACCGATGCGATCGTGACCAGCGGCGATTACCCTGCCGCTGGAGTCTGGATGGAGGACGGGCGGCATTGTCAGTCGGGCAGCCCCGCGGCGGCGGTCGAGACCGGAACGCTCAACCCGGCCGGCCCCTGCCTGGTCCGTTTCCAGGACCCGCGTCTGCTTGTCCTGGTCCTGCCCCTGCAGAGTGACCGCGGCATGCTGGGCAGCCTGCAAGTCAGCAGCCACACCCAGACGGCATTCGCCGCCACCGAGGACATCGCCCTGCTGGCGGAACTGGCCGGCGATCTCGTCTACGGCCTGCGTACGCAACAATCGCGCACCGCTCTGGAACATTCGCTGGAACGCACCATCGAGGCCATGGCCGCCACCATCGAGGTGCGCGACCCCTACACCGCCGGGCATCAGCAGCGGACCACTCGGATCGCCGACGCCATAGCCGCGGAGCTGGGACTGGACCCGGAACGGCGCAAGGGGCTGCACGTCGCCAGTTCCATCCATGACATCGGCAAGATATCGGTTCCGGTGGAGATCCTGGCCAAGCCGGGCCGCCTGTCCGAACCAGAGTTCGAACTCATCAAGGGGCACGCGGAGTTGGGGTACGAAATCCTCAAGGGCATCGACTTTCCGTGGCCGGTCGCCACCATCGTGCGCCAGCACCATGAACGCCGGGACGGCTCCGGCTATCCCGACGGCCTCCGCGGCGACGCCATCCTGCTGGAATCGCAGATTCTGGCGGTGGCCGATGTGGTCGAGGCCATTCACTCGCACCGTCCGTATCGTCCTGGACTGGGGCTCGAGGTGGCACTCGCAGAATTGCAGGAAAACCGCGGGCGCCTCTATGCCCCGCAGGTGGTGGACGCCTGCCTGCGGCTGGCGGCGGAGGACCGGCTGCCCCTCTAG
- the ispH gene encoding 4-hydroxy-3-methylbut-2-enyl diphosphate reductase, with translation MPEWKARAETVDVLLANPRGFCAGVERAIEIVERALELFGAPLYVRHEVVHNRHVVDRLRADGVVFVDELDEVPDGQVVIFSAHGVPKRVQEEAAHRGLRVFDATCPLVTKVHLEVARYAREGREVVLIGHAGHPEVEGTLGQFDPAYGGRMYLVESPEDVAGLEVADPDRLAYVSQTTLSMDDTATVIDALRARFPRVEGPRKMDICYATQNRQDAVKELVRQCDLLLVVGSSNSSNSNRLREIGARAGVEAHLVDGPADVQPAWLQGKQHIGVTAGASAPEILVRELIDFLRAQGAQRVSEARGLEEHVTFSLPAALRRTGPGNDSPS, from the coding sequence ATGCCGGAATGGAAGGCGAGGGCTGAGACGGTGGACGTGCTGCTCGCCAATCCTCGTGGTTTCTGCGCCGGAGTGGAACGTGCGATCGAGATCGTCGAGCGCGCGCTGGAACTGTTCGGTGCGCCGCTGTACGTGCGCCACGAGGTGGTGCACAACCGGCACGTGGTCGATCGGCTGCGCGCGGATGGCGTGGTATTCGTCGACGAACTCGACGAGGTGCCGGATGGCCAGGTCGTGATCTTTTCGGCCCACGGAGTTCCGAAGCGCGTGCAGGAAGAGGCGGCGCACCGCGGACTGCGGGTCTTCGACGCGACCTGCCCGCTGGTGACCAAGGTACACCTGGAAGTGGCGCGCTACGCCCGGGAAGGGCGCGAGGTGGTGCTGATCGGGCACGCAGGCCATCCGGAGGTCGAGGGCACGCTGGGGCAGTTCGACCCCGCCTACGGTGGGCGGATGTACCTGGTCGAATCGCCGGAGGACGTCGCCGGCCTCGAGGTCGCCGATCCCGACCGGCTGGCCTACGTCAGCCAGACGACCCTGTCGATGGACGACACCGCAACGGTCATCGACGCGCTGCGCGCGCGCTTCCCGCGGGTCGAGGGTCCGCGCAAGATGGACATCTGCTATGCCACCCAGAACCGCCAGGACGCGGTCAAGGAGCTCGTGCGCCAGTGCGATCTGCTGCTGGTGGTGGGCTCCAGCAACAGTTCCAATTCCAATCGCCTGCGCGAGATCGGCGCCCGTGCCGGCGTAGAAGCCCATCTGGTCGATGGCCCGGCCGACGTGCAGCCAGCGTGGCTTCAGGGCAAGCAGCACATCGGTGTGACCGCAGGTGCGTCGGCACCCGAAATCCTGGTCCGGGAACTGATCGACTTCCTGCGCGCCCAGGGCGCACAACGGGTCAGCGAAGCCCGCGGCCTGGAGGAACACGTGACCTTCTCTCTCCCGGCCGCCCTGCGCCGGACTGGACCGGGCAACGATAGTCCCTCGTGA
- a CDS encoding IS4 family transposase, producing MVRAQHNRRLADGRRLFEVARATASRGSVQLQVDGQSLRTKTSKRPARLGRAARAAELDLRYAPVTVRGRPADVDPPVTLELTVVHALERDPPKGEKPLEWFVLTTLSVASAEQAAEILRWYRLRWRIEDWNRVLKSGCKIDELGHHSVERLERAIAIRLVIAWRVMLMTLLGREAPELPPELLFSDVELRVLGDYAQSRRRPRPSSLRAAVREVAILGGYTNRNHDPPPGHQLMWHGYAKLTTMSFAYTLRDEIE from the coding sequence GTGGTCCGCGCCCAGCACAACCGCCGGCTCGCCGACGGGCGGCGCCTGTTCGAGGTCGCCCGGGCGACGGCGAGCCGCGGATCGGTGCAACTCCAGGTCGACGGCCAGAGTCTGCGCACCAAGACCAGCAAGCGCCCCGCCCGCCTGGGCCGAGCGGCACGGGCCGCGGAACTGGACCTGCGCTACGCCCCGGTCACGGTCCGTGGCCGACCCGCCGATGTCGATCCGCCGGTCACCCTGGAACTGACCGTGGTGCATGCGCTGGAACGGGATCCGCCGAAAGGGGAAAAGCCGCTCGAGTGGTTCGTGCTCACCACCCTGAGCGTCGCCTCGGCCGAACAGGCCGCCGAGATTCTGCGCTGGTATCGCCTGCGCTGGCGCATCGAGGACTGGAACCGGGTGCTGAAATCGGGTTGCAAGATCGACGAGCTCGGCCATCACAGCGTCGAGCGTCTGGAGCGCGCCATCGCGATCCGGCTGGTCATCGCCTGGCGGGTGATGCTGATGACCCTGCTGGGACGGGAGGCCCCGGAGCTGCCACCGGAACTGCTGTTCTCGGACGTCGAATTGCGGGTGCTCGGCGACTACGCCCAGTCCCGGCGCCGGCCTCGCCCCAGCAGCCTCCGGGCAGCTGTCCGCGAAGTCGCCATCCTCGGTGGGTACACCAACCGCAATCACGATCCGCCGCCTGGCCACCAGCTGATGTGGCACGGCTACGCCAAACTCACCACCATGTCCTTCGCCTACACCTTAAGAGATGAAATCGAATGA
- a CDS encoding CAP domain-containing protein: protein MFPKAVTPHEVVRYTNQFRNAQGIPPLTVNPALNAATLARAQDMKTHRYFAHRNPDAGEGPRDAIKAVGHVAKVSAVNIARGNR, encoded by the coding sequence TTGTTCCCGAAGGCCGTCACCCCGCACGAGGTGGTGCGCTACACCAACCAATTCCGCAACGCGCAGGGCATCCCGCCATTGACGGTCAACCCGGCGCTGAACGCCGCGACACTGGCGCGCGCGCAGGACATGAAAACGCACCGCTACTTCGCACATCGCAACCCCGACGCCGGTGAAGGCCCCCGCGATGCGATCAAAGCCGTCGGGCATGTGGCCAAGGTATCCGCCGTAAACATCGCCAGGGGGAACCGGTGA
- a CDS encoding transposase DNA-binding-containing protein: protein MTKRLVASAQRQGEDPLRAFTAVARDDWAAVKGYYRLIDQPADSEVTPGHILAPHRARSAGCRRRRRCCACRMAPI, encoded by the coding sequence TTGACGAAACGGCTGGTGGCCAGTGCCCAGCGCCAGGGGGAGGATCCGCTGCGCGCCTTCACCGCAGTGGCCCGCGACGACTGGGCGGCGGTGAAGGGCTACTACCGGCTGATCGACCAGCCGGCCGATTCCGAGGTGACGCCGGGGCACATCCTGGCGCCGCATCGCGCGCGCAGCGCCGGATGCAGGCGCAGGCGACGGTGCTGTGCCTGCAGGATGGCACCGATCTGA
- the ileS gene encoding isoleucine--tRNA ligase, with amino-acid sequence MARKPPPPNPYKHTLNLPETPFPMRAGLAQREPGWLREWTEGRRYQRLREHCSGRPRFVLADGPPYANGSIHVGHAVNKILKDFIIKSKTLSGYDAPFVPGWDCHGLPIELQVEQNLGKAGKDVDPASFRAACREYASEQVAGQSADFQRLGVLADWGHPYLTMDYRVEADTIRALGRIMARDHVQMGEKPVHWCVDCGSALAEAEVEYEDKISLAIDVRFPVIDEIDLLRRVELDGDSDEPVSVVIWTTTAWTLPANQAVALNPSLTYVLVRFERERLLLAEELLDACRERYQLGEGVVVGRARGASLEGLLLQHPFLERQVPVILGDHVTTEAGTGCVHTAPCHGQDDYAIGQRYGLPVENPVGPDGRFLPGTPYFAGENVHQANAHVVDVLRERGSLIVVEKFHHSYPHCWRHKTPTIFRATPQWFISMERSNLRRDALRAIRATRWVPEWGEARIRGMVENRPDWCISRQRNWGVPMPLFVHRETGRPHPQSAALLEAVARRVEERGIEAWFMLEPEEMLGSDAGEYVKLKDTLDVWFDSGVTHFTVSDRREELGFPADLYLEGSDQHRGWFQSSLLTSVAMHGEAPYRAVLTHGFTVDEKGEKMSKSRGNVVAPQEVVSTLGADILRLWVAATDFSGEMAISPGILERTSDAYRRIRNTARFLLANLNGFEPVRDALPAEALLPLDRWIVDRALRVQNQVVQAYDDYQFHQIYQRVHHFCSVELGSFYLDVIKDRQYTTPSESLPRRSAQTALYHVAEALTRWIAPILTFTAEEIWALLPGDRAESVLFAQWYDGLRSLAADAVFSARDWDRILEVRTAVARSIEVARNEQGLGGSLNAEIDVYAADDLAALLERLGDELRFVLITSDARVLRETAPEGVERVTLASGDTIAIRVRRSEHPKCVRCWHRRPDVGSHAEHPELCGRCVENVAGAGEQRRYA; translated from the coding sequence ATGGCACGCAAACCGCCCCCGCCGAACCCCTACAAGCACACGCTGAACCTGCCGGAGACCCCGTTCCCGATGCGCGCTGGACTGGCGCAGCGCGAACCGGGCTGGCTGCGCGAGTGGACCGAGGGACGGCGCTACCAGCGGTTGCGCGAGCACTGTTCCGGCCGCCCGCGCTTCGTGCTCGCGGATGGCCCGCCCTACGCGAACGGGTCCATCCACGTCGGGCACGCGGTGAACAAGATCTTGAAGGACTTCATCATTAAGAGTAAGACCCTGTCGGGCTACGACGCGCCGTTCGTGCCCGGATGGGACTGCCACGGGCTGCCGATCGAACTGCAAGTCGAGCAGAACCTGGGCAAGGCCGGCAAGGACGTGGATCCGGCCAGCTTCCGCGCCGCCTGCCGCGAGTACGCGTCGGAGCAGGTTGCCGGCCAGAGTGCCGATTTCCAGCGCTTGGGCGTGCTCGCCGACTGGGGCCATCCGTACCTAACCATGGACTACCGTGTCGAGGCCGACACGATCCGGGCCCTGGGCCGGATCATGGCGCGCGACCATGTGCAGATGGGCGAGAAGCCGGTGCACTGGTGCGTCGACTGCGGCTCGGCGCTGGCCGAGGCCGAGGTCGAGTACGAGGACAAAATCTCGCTGGCGATCGACGTGCGCTTCCCGGTGATCGACGAGATCGACCTGCTGCGGCGCGTTGAGCTCGATGGCGATTCCGACGAGCCGGTCAGCGTGGTGATCTGGACCACCACGGCCTGGACCCTGCCAGCGAACCAGGCCGTGGCGCTGAATCCGTCGCTGACCTACGTGCTGGTGCGTTTCGAGCGCGAGCGCCTGCTGCTCGCCGAGGAACTCCTGGACGCTTGCCGGGAGCGCTACCAGTTGGGCGAAGGGGTGGTCGTCGGCCGCGCGAGGGGGGCCAGTCTCGAAGGCCTGCTGCTGCAGCATCCGTTCCTGGAACGCCAGGTGCCGGTGATCCTCGGCGACCACGTGACCACGGAGGCGGGCACGGGCTGCGTGCACACCGCGCCCTGCCACGGTCAGGACGATTACGCGATCGGCCAGCGCTACGGCCTGCCGGTAGAGAATCCCGTCGGTCCGGACGGCCGTTTTCTGCCGGGAACGCCCTATTTCGCAGGAGAGAACGTGCATCAGGCGAACGCCCACGTCGTCGACGTGCTGCGCGAACGCGGCAGCCTGATCGTGGTGGAGAAGTTTCATCACAGCTACCCGCACTGCTGGCGGCACAAGACCCCGACCATCTTCCGCGCCACGCCTCAGTGGTTCATCAGCATGGAGCGTTCCAATCTGCGGCGCGACGCGCTACGCGCGATCCGGGCCACCCGCTGGGTACCCGAGTGGGGCGAAGCCCGTATCCGCGGCATGGTCGAGAACCGGCCGGACTGGTGCATTTCGCGCCAGCGCAACTGGGGCGTGCCGATGCCGCTGTTTGTGCACCGGGAGACCGGGCGCCCGCACCCGCAGTCCGCGGCACTCCTCGAAGCGGTGGCCCGGCGCGTGGAAGAGCGAGGGATCGAGGCGTGGTTCATGCTCGAGCCGGAGGAGATGTTGGGTTCCGATGCTGGCGAATACGTGAAACTGAAGGACACCCTGGACGTCTGGTTCGATTCCGGGGTCACCCATTTCACCGTCAGCGACCGGCGCGAGGAACTCGGGTTTCCGGCCGACCTGTACCTGGAAGGCTCGGATCAGCACCGCGGCTGGTTCCAGTCCAGTCTGCTGACCAGCGTCGCGATGCACGGCGAGGCACCCTACCGCGCGGTCTTGACCCACGGCTTCACCGTGGACGAGAAGGGCGAGAAGATGTCGAAGTCGCGCGGCAACGTGGTCGCGCCGCAGGAGGTGGTGTCCACGCTGGGGGCCGACATCCTGCGGCTGTGGGTCGCCGCCACTGACTTTTCCGGGGAGATGGCGATATCCCCCGGCATCCTGGAGCGCACTTCGGACGCCTACCGGCGTATCCGCAACACCGCGCGTTTTCTGCTCGCGAATCTCAACGGTTTCGAGCCCGTGCGCGACGCGCTGCCGGCCGAGGCCCTGCTGCCGCTCGATCGCTGGATCGTCGACCGGGCGCTGCGGGTACAGAACCAGGTGGTACAGGCCTACGACGACTACCAGTTCCACCAGATCTACCAGCGGGTGCACCACTTCTGCTCGGTCGAATTGGGTAGCTTCTACCTGGACGTGATCAAGGATCGCCAGTACACCACCCCGTCGGAGAGCCTGCCGCGGCGCTCCGCCCAGACCGCGCTGTACCACGTGGCCGAGGCGCTGACCCGCTGGATCGCGCCGATCCTGACCTTCACCGCCGAGGAGATCTGGGCGCTGCTGCCGGGAGACCGCGCCGAGAGCGTGCTGTTCGCGCAGTGGTACGACGGCCTGCGGTCGCTCGCGGCCGATGCCGTGTTCTCGGCGCGGGACTGGGACCGGATCCTCGAGGTGCGTACCGCGGTCGCGCGTTCGATCGAGGTGGCGCGCAACGAACAGGGGCTGGGAGGCTCGCTGAACGCCGAGATCGACGTGTACGCGGCGGACGATCTGGCCGCGCTCCTGGAGCGCCTCGGCGACGAACTGCGCTTCGTGCTGATCACCTCCGACGCGCGCGTGCTGCGCGAAACGGCGCCCGAGGGCGTCGAGCGGGTGACACTGGCGAGTGGGGACACGATCGCGATCCGCGTGCGCAGGAGCGAACACCCGAAATGCGTACGCTGCTGGCATCGCCGGCCGGATGTGGGCAGCCACGCAGAGCATCCCGAACTGTGCGGGCGCTGCGTCGAGAACGTGGCCGGGGCGGGCGAACAGCGGCGGTACGCCTGA
- a CDS encoding ATP-binding protein yields MPNRTADSAFRAQLRRLRVYVALAALVWTLSFAGLSGWMLDHFRSNTLDLAFQEARANFNKDQAFRYWGTLHGGVYVPVNGLIQPNPYLAHLPERDITTPSGQELTLMNPAYMLRHLHEEFGDLFGVRGNITSLDPLRPENAPDAWEEDALRSFEENAQERLEVAAIGDEPHLRYMAPMQVDHGCLECHAHQGYEVGDIRGGVSVAVPLTDYLERERQIAGVTVSAFAGVWLLGLAGLGLGARRLSQDIRLQQAAAEHIRELNAGLEKRVRERTVELDEARQQAEGANRAKSVFLANMSHELRTPMNAILGFSRLAAQGPNLTTEQREHLGLVERNGDHLLSLINDVLNMAKIESGRQTVESGALDLSRNLHDVLEMLRARAREKDLALTLDADPQLPRFIRSDSRKLCQILINLVGNAIKYTDVGAVTLRASREENPGGGEWLRLVVEDTGPGIDPELQRRVFEPFVQGGDAGTTEGTGLGLPITRQFAELMGGSVTLASTPGGGSRFTVHLPLETVDGEPEPDDAPARRVLGLAPGQPAWRILVADDSESNRILLRRLLEGAGFDVRVAADGEEALKVFREWQPHLVWMDMRMPRIDGFAASRAIREAPGGQDTVIIALTASASSVQAQEVRDAGCVDLISKPFRDHDIFAAMGRHLGVKYRYAATSERGVAHTAGLNRYARRLQALAPGQLEALEHAVRTGDVQALADWVEHMRGESPELAEAVRAAASAFRYDDILTAIGKGRSA; encoded by the coding sequence ATGCCCAATCGGACCGCCGATTCCGCTTTCCGCGCGCAATTGCGTCGCCTCCGCGTGTACGTGGCGCTGGCGGCACTGGTGTGGACGCTGTCCTTCGCCGGGCTGAGCGGGTGGATGCTGGACCACTTCCGCTCCAACACGCTGGATCTCGCTTTCCAGGAAGCCCGCGCAAATTTCAACAAGGACCAGGCCTTCCGCTACTGGGGAACACTGCACGGCGGCGTCTACGTGCCGGTTAACGGTTTGATCCAGCCCAACCCGTACCTGGCGCATCTGCCGGAACGCGATATCACGACTCCGTCCGGCCAGGAACTGACCCTGATGAATCCGGCCTACATGCTGCGCCACCTGCACGAAGAGTTCGGCGACCTGTTCGGGGTGCGTGGAAACATCACGAGTCTCGATCCGCTGCGGCCGGAGAACGCCCCGGATGCCTGGGAAGAGGATGCGCTTCGCAGCTTCGAGGAAAATGCGCAGGAGCGGCTTGAAGTAGCTGCCATCGGGGACGAACCGCATCTGCGCTACATGGCGCCGATGCAGGTGGACCACGGCTGCCTGGAATGCCATGCCCATCAGGGCTACGAAGTGGGTGACATCCGTGGCGGCGTATCGGTCGCCGTGCCCCTTACCGACTACCTGGAACGCGAGCGCCAGATTGCCGGCGTCACCGTCTCCGCGTTCGCCGGAGTCTGGCTGCTGGGCCTCGCCGGGCTGGGTCTCGGGGCCCGGCGTCTGAGCCAGGACATCCGCCTGCAACAGGCGGCAGCCGAACATATACGCGAGTTGAACGCCGGCCTGGAGAAGCGCGTACGCGAGCGCACCGTCGAACTGGACGAGGCACGACAGCAGGCCGAGGGCGCCAATCGGGCCAAGAGCGTGTTCCTGGCCAACATGAGCCACGAGTTGCGCACGCCAATGAATGCCATCCTCGGGTTCTCGCGCCTGGCCGCCCAGGGCCCCAATCTGACCACGGAGCAGCGTGAACACCTCGGCCTGGTGGAACGCAACGGCGATCATTTGCTGTCGCTGATCAACGACGTGCTGAACATGGCCAAGATCGAATCCGGGCGCCAGACCGTTGAATCGGGGGCGCTGGACCTCTCACGGAACCTGCACGACGTGCTGGAGATGCTGCGCGCCCGGGCACGGGAAAAGGATCTGGCACTGACGCTGGACGCGGATCCGCAGCTGCCTCGCTTCATCCGCAGCGACTCGCGCAAACTGTGTCAGATCCTGATCAATCTCGTGGGCAACGCGATCAAATACACCGATGTCGGTGCCGTGACCCTTCGCGCCAGCCGGGAGGAGAATCCCGGGGGTGGGGAATGGCTGCGTTTGGTGGTTGAAGATACCGGCCCGGGGATCGACCCCGAGCTTCAGCGACGGGTCTTCGAGCCCTTCGTCCAGGGGGGCGACGCGGGCACGACCGAGGGCACGGGCCTCGGTCTGCCGATTACCCGCCAGTTCGCGGAACTGATGGGGGGCTCGGTCACCCTCGCCAGCACGCCGGGCGGCGGATCCCGCTTCACGGTTCACCTCCCCCTGGAAACCGTCGACGGAGAACCCGAACCCGACGACGCCCCCGCGCGCCGGGTACTGGGCCTGGCACCCGGCCAGCCTGCGTGGCGCATCCTGGTCGCCGATGATTCCGAATCGAACCGGATCCTCCTGCGCCGGTTACTGGAAGGCGCGGGTTTCGACGTGCGCGTCGCGGCCGATGGCGAGGAGGCACTGAAGGTGTTTCGCGAATGGCAGCCGCATCTCGTCTGGATGGACATGCGCATGCCGCGGATCGATGGTTTCGCCGCGAGCCGGGCGATCCGCGAGGCGCCTGGCGGTCAGGACACGGTGATCATCGCACTGACCGCGTCGGCATCGTCGGTGCAGGCACAGGAAGTGCGCGATGCGGGCTGCGTCGACCTCATCAGCAAACCCTTCCGCGATCACGACATCTTCGCCGCGATGGGACGCCACCTGGGCGTCAAATACCGTTACGCTGCCACCAGCGAGCGCGGAGTGGCCCACACCGCCGGCCTGAACAGATATGCCCGGCGGCTGCAGGCACTGGCTCCAGGACAGCTGGAAGCATTGGAACATGCAGTACGCACGGGCGATGTACAGGCACTGGCGGACTGGGTGGAACACATGCGCGGTGAGAGCCCCGAACTGGCCGAGGCGGTCCGCGCCGCAGCATCGGCCTTTCGCTACGACGACATCCTGACCGCGATCGGGAAGGGGCGCAGCGCATGA
- the lspA gene encoding signal peptidase II: MSPATALWPGLAVAATVFVLDQITKFWAERVLTLYAPIEVTGFFNLTLVYNPGAAFSFLSAAGGWQRWLLSGIALGVGVLIVVWLRRLPRQAWLMMASLGLILGGALGNLVDRLRLGMVVDFLDFHYAGLHWPAFNVADAAITVGAISLIIATCTEQCGPNRGENAS; this comes from the coding sequence ATGTCCCCCGCGACTGCATTGTGGCCAGGCCTGGCCGTCGCCGCCACGGTCTTCGTGCTCGACCAGATCACCAAGTTCTGGGCGGAACGGGTGCTGACGCTGTACGCGCCGATCGAGGTCACCGGCTTCTTCAACCTGACGCTGGTCTACAACCCCGGCGCGGCATTCAGTTTCCTGAGCGCGGCCGGTGGCTGGCAGCGCTGGCTACTCTCCGGGATCGCGCTGGGTGTTGGCGTGCTGATCGTGGTCTGGCTGCGGCGCCTGCCGCGCCAGGCGTGGCTGATGATGGCGTCGCTGGGGCTGATCCTGGGCGGGGCGCTGGGCAACCTGGTCGACCGGCTGCGTCTGGGCATGGTGGTGGATTTCCTGGACTTCCACTATGCCGGGCTGCACTGGCCTGCCTTCAACGTGGCCGACGCTGCGATCACCGTCGGTGCCATCTCCCTGATCATCGCCACGTGCACCGAGCAGTGCGGGCCGAACCGTGGGGAAAACGCGTCATGA
- a CDS encoding FKBP-type peptidyl-prolyl cis-trans isomerase, whose translation MTTIGEGSRVMLHYRLVLEQGFVADSSGDEPLEFVLGDGTLEPGLERHLIGLEAGTRKDIAIAPGTVFPFAVKAAVQVLDRSAFPSDMPLEPGMIYEFNTPAGDAVPGRIQAVEGDGVTVDFNHPLAGQPFTFEVEIVSVEPAADFDNAGMEGEG comes from the coding sequence ATGACTACCATCGGCGAAGGCAGCCGCGTGATGCTGCACTACCGTCTGGTGCTCGAGCAGGGTTTCGTCGCAGACAGTTCGGGCGACGAACCGCTGGAGTTCGTGCTGGGCGACGGGACGCTGGAGCCGGGACTGGAACGCCACCTGATCGGGCTGGAAGCGGGGACCCGAAAGGACATTGCGATCGCACCCGGAACCGTGTTCCCCTTCGCGGTGAAGGCCGCGGTGCAGGTGCTCGACCGCTCCGCGTTTCCGTCCGACATGCCGCTCGAGCCCGGCATGATCTACGAGTTCAACACCCCGGCCGGCGATGCGGTGCCGGGGCGCATACAGGCGGTGGAGGGCGATGGTGTGACTGTGGATTTCAATCACCCGCTGGCGGGGCAGCCCTTCACCTTCGAGGTGGAAATCGTCTCGGTCGAACCGGCGGCCGACTTCGACAATGCCGGAATGGAAGGCGAGGGCTGA